One window of the Eucalyptus grandis isolate ANBG69807.140 chromosome 6, ASM1654582v1, whole genome shotgun sequence genome contains the following:
- the LOC104448064 gene encoding LOW QUALITY PROTEIN: calcium-transporting ATPase 1 (The sequence of the model RefSeq protein was modified relative to this genomic sequence to represent the inferred CDS: inserted 1 base in 1 codon; deleted 2 bases in 1 codon), whose translation MDNYLKENFGDVKAKNSSEEALQRWRNACWLVKNRKRRFRFTANLNKRSEADAIRRTFKTNFRVAVIVSQAAIQFIQGLSDYKVPENVEAEGFQICAEELGSIVEGHDVKKLTSHGGVEGIVGKLSTSVTDGIPTSNNLIQEEKIFGINKFTESPTRGFWFFVMEALQDMTLMILAVCASVSLIVGIIMEGWPKGAHDGLGIVASILLVVFVTATSDYRQSLQFKDLDAEKKKISVQVTRNGYRQKLSIYDLLAGDIVHLNIGDQVPADGLFITGYSLLINESSLTGESEPVHVSNGNPFLLSGTKVQDGSCKMLVTAVGMRTQWGKLMATLSESGDDETPLQVKLNGVATLIGKVGLFFAVITFAVLVQGLLTRKYQEGSVWSLSGDDAMEILEFFAVAVTIVVVAVPEGLPLAVTLSLAFAMKKMMNDKALVRHLAACETMGSSTTICSDKTGTLTTNHMTVVKACICQKSKEVSSPEAALSLCSEIPDFAREILLQSIFTNTGGEVVNSKEKKYEILGTPTETAILEFGLKLGGGFQAEREKSTIIKVEPFNSLKKRMGVVIELPEGGRRAHCKGASEIILAACDKVIDTNGDVVPLDDSSVNYLKETIERFANEALRTLCLAYMDVGNDFSPQNAIPTQGYTCIGIVGIKDPVRPGVKESVAICRSAGIVVRMVTGDNINTAKAIARECGILTDDGIAIEGPVFREKSDEELLKLIPKIQVMARSAPLDKHKLVKHLKNDFREVVAVTGDGTNDAPALKEADIGLAMGIAGTEVAKESADVIILDDNFSTIPTVAKWGRSVYINIQKFVQFQLTVNVVALIVNFSSACCTGNAPLTAVQLLWVNMIMDTLGALALATEPPTDDLMKRPPVGRKGNFISNVMWRNILGQSLYQFVIIWYLQTRGTEAFNLTGPDSNLILNTIIFNSFVFCQVFNEISSREMEKINVFKGILKXYVFVAVLTCTVVFQIIIIEFLGTFANTYPLSLQQWFVSILLGFLGMPIAAALKMIPVGSA comes from the exons ATGGACAACTACTTGAAGGAAAATTTCGGGGATGTGAAGGCGAAGAACTCGTCGGAGGAGGCGCTCCAGAGGTGGCGAAACGCCTGCTGGTTGGTGAAGAACCGGAAACGGAGGTTCCGGTTCACGGCCAATCTGAACAAGCGATCGGAAGCCGATGCTATTCGTCGCACGTTTAAG ACAAATTTTAGGGTTGCTGTCATAGTTTCACAGGCTGCAATTCAGTTCATCCAAG GACTGAGTGATTACAAAGTACCTGAAAATGTTGAGGCTGAAGGATTTCAAATTTGTGCGGAAGAATTGGGATCCATTGTTGAGGGCCACGATGTGAAAAAACTAACAAGTCATGGGGGAGTTGAAGGCATTGTAGGCAAGCTCTCGACATCAGTTACTGATGGTATTCCTACTTCTAACAATTTAATC CAAGAGGAAAAGATCTTTGGAATTAATAAATTTACGGAGAGCCCGACCCGTGGATTCTGGTTCTTTGTCATGGAAGCTCTCCAAGACATGACTTTAATGATACTTGCAGTTTGTGCCTCTGTCTCTCTAATTGTTGGTATAATAATGGAAGGCTGGCCAAAGGGTGCCCATGATGGACTTGGAATTGTGGCTAGCATTCTGCTCGTTGTGTTTGTGACTGCCACGAGTGATTATAGACAATCTCTGCAGTTTAAGGATTTGGATgcggagaagaaaaaaatttcggtTCAGGTGACCAGAAACGGTTATAGACAAAAACTATCTATATATGATCTTCTTGCAGGCGATATTGTCCATCTTAACATTGGTGATCAAGTCCCAGCTGATGGACTTTTTATTACCGGGTATTCCCTTTTGATAAATGAATCTAGTTTAACTGGAGAGAGTGAACCTGTCCATGTTAGCAATGGTaatccttttcttctctctggaACGAAAGTTCAGGATGGATCATGCAAGATGCTTGTGACCGCTGTTGGAATGAGAACCCAGTGGGGCAAACTAATGGCTACTCTAAGTGAAAGTGGAGATGATGAAACCCCACTGCAAGTCAAACTCAACGGTGTGGCCACCCTCATTGGAAAAGTTGGCCTATTCTTTGCTGTTATAACCTTTGCTGTGTTAGTCCAAGGATTGCTTACCCGAAAGTATCAAGAAGGATCAGTTTGGTCCTTGTCTGGGGATGATGCAATGGAAATATTGGAGTTCTTCGCGGTAGCAGTTACAATTGTCGTGGTTGCTGTTCCTGAAGGGTTGCCATTAGCAGTGACGTTGAGCCTTGCTTTtgcaatgaagaaaatgatgaatgaCAAGGCACTGGTACGCCATCTTGCTGCTTGTGAAACAATGGGATCGTCCACGACAATATGCAGCGACAAGACTGGAACGCTTACTACTAACCACATGACTGTCGTGAAAGCTTGCATTTGTCAGAAATCTAAGGAAGTCAGTAGCCCTGAGGCAGCTCTCAGTCTCTGCTCTGAAATTCCTGACTTTGCAAGGGAAATCTTACTTCAGTCCATTTTTACTAATACAGGGGGAGAAGTTGTAAACAGCAAggagaaaaaatatgaaattctgGGAACACCCACTGAAACAGCTATTTTGGAATTTGGTTTGAAGCTTGGAGGAGGTTTCCAAgcagaaagagaaaaatcaacgATTATAAAGGTTGAACCTTTCAATTCTTTGAAGAAGAGAATGGGGGTGGTAATAGAGCTTCCTGAAGGAGGTCGTCGGGCTCACTGTAAAGGTGCTTCTGAAATTATTTTGGCTGCATGTGACAAAGTCATAGACACGAATGGGGATGTGGTTCCCCTTGATGATTCTTCAGTGAACTATCTGAAGGAAACAATCGAACGATTTGCTAATGAAGCTCTTCGAACTCTATGCCTTGCTTACATGGACGTTGGGAATGACTTCTCTCCACAAAATGCTATTCCTACCCAAGGATACACTTGTATAGGAATTGTTGGCATCAAAGATCCTGTTCGTCCTGGTGTCAAGGAGTCTGTTGCAATTTGTAGGTCTGCTGGAATTGTTGTCCGTATGGTCACAGGAGACAACATAAACACAGCTAAGGCAATTGCTAGAGAGTGCGGGATCTTGACTGATGATGGTATAGCAATTGAGGGGCCAGTGTTCCGCGAAAAAAGTGACGAGGAACTGCTTAAGCTGATCCCTAAAATTCAG GTGATGGCTCGATCTGCTCCATTGGACAAGCATAAACTTGTGAAACACTTGAAGAATGATTTTAGAGAAGTGGTTGCTGTGACAGGTGATGGAACTAATGATGCTCCGGCACTTAAAGAAGCGGATATTGGGCTGGCAATGGGCATTGCTGGAACTGAG GTTGCAAAGGAGAGTGCTGATGTGATCATCCTAGATGATAATTTCTCCACAATTCCAACAGTGGCTAAATGGGGCCGTTCTGTCTATATAAACATTCAGAAGTTTGTCCAGTTTCAGCTGACAGTCAATGTCGTTGCCTTGATCGTTAACTTCTCCTCGGCATGTTGCACTG GGAATGCTCCCTTGACTGCGGTACAGCTTCTGTGGGTCAACATGATTATGGACACTCTGGGAGCCCTTGCATTAGCAACAGAACCTCCTACTGATGACTTGATGAAGAGGCCACCAGTTGGTAGGAAAGGGAACTTCATCAGTAATGTGATGTGGAGGAATATCTTGGGGCAGTCCTTGTATCAATTTGTCATCATATGGTATCTTCAAACGAGAGGAACAGAAGCTTTCAATCTCACGGGTCCAGACTCTAACTTGATATTGAACACCATCATCTTTAACTCGTTTGTCTTTTGCCAG GTTTTCAATGAAATCAGCTCCAGGGAGATGGAGAAGATAAATGTGTTCAAGGGAATACTGA ACTACGTATTCGTGGCCGTGCTTACTTGCACTGTCGTCTTCCAAATCATAATCATCGAATTCTTGGGAACATTTGCAAACACTTATCCTCTTAGCTTGCAGCAGTGGTTTGTCAgcattttacttgggtttctggGCATGCCAATTGCAGCTGCTTTGAAGATGATCCCTGTGGGATCAGCATAA
- the LOC104451231 gene encoding cyclin-D5-1, with translation MDDGSPSSFLCQESEACLGDRGPVEEDEEFVHLSDCSVLDDEQCLQMLLDRETGSGFERDGGALDPGKWIDSARSGVLSWVLKTRKVFGFRFQTAYLAMTYFDRFLSRRCIDSEKSWAIRLLSVACLSLAAKMEEVRVPPLSEYETEDYYFQSKGIQRMELLVLNTLEWRMGSITPFAYLHHFVARLHKEPSQSGVASKSVDLILGIMKEINLVDHRPSSIAAAAALAASDDSLTRNALECKLSGDCSFHQSLDIVSCVENIKKSPFIMFYFLSSIKVVCAVPFLLKSSDLLML, from the exons ATGGACGACGGTTCCCCCTCTAGCTTTCTCTGCCAGGAGAGCGAGGCCTGCTTGGGCGATCGCGGGCCCgtcgaggaggacgaggagttCGTCCACTTGAGCGATTGTAGTGTATTAGATGACGAGCAGTGTCTGCAAATGCTGCTCGATAGGGAGACCGGTTCTGGGTTCGAGAGAGACGGGGGTGCTCTTGATCCGGGGAAGTGGATTGACTCGGCCCGCTCCGGCGTGCTCTCGTGGGTTCTCAAA ACTAGAAAAGTGTTTGGATTCCGCTTCCAGACGGCGTACCTGGCAATGACGTACTTCGATCGGTTCCTTTCTAGGCGGTGCATCGAT AGTGAGAAATCATGGGCAATTAGGTTGCTGTCTGTGGCTTGCCTCTCTCTGGCCGCGAAGATGGAGGAGGTGAGGGTTCCGCCGCTGTCAGAGTACGAGACAGAGGACTACTATTTCCAGAGCAAGGGGATTCAGAGGATGGAGCTCCTGGTGCTGAACACATTGGAGTGGAGGATGGGCTCGATCACGCCATTCGCATACCTACATCACTTCGTGGCGAGATTACACAAGGAGCCTTCGCAGAGCGGGGTCGCGTCCAAAAGCGTCGATCTCATCTTGGGCATCATGAAAG AGATCAACCTGGTCGATCACAGGCCGTCTTCTATAGCCGCCGCCGCAGCATTGGCCGCGTCAGATGATTCATTAACAAGAAATGCACTGGAGTGTAAATTAAGCGGCGACTGTTCTTTTCATCAGAGCCTGGACATTGTGAGTTGTGTTGAGAATATCAAGAAATCACCATTCATCATGTTCTATTTCCTCTCATCAATCAAAGTAGTCTGTGCCGTTCCTTTTCTCTTGAAAAGTTCCGACCTATTGATGCTTtag